In Candidatus Palauibacter australiensis, the following are encoded in one genomic region:
- the tdh gene encoding L-threonine 3-dehydrogenase: protein MKAIRKPGPAPGLVLCDAPVPEIRSRDVLVKVRRAGICGTDLHIHQWDRWSRHRVNPPVTLGHEFMGEVVETGRLVRNIEVGDRVSAEGHLVCGHCEYCGTEQAHVCRDTRIIGIDRDGAFAEYVSIPAANIIHVPDSIDDDLAAVFDPLGNAFHTVLHTDVAGRVVAVVGCGPIGLFAVGIARAAGASRVIAVEPHEGRRELAARMGAHDCLDPADGDVEARIADVTHGYGAHVVCEMSGHPEGVRSAFRMCRNGGHVRLLGLPKDPVEVDLARDVIFKGLHVYGVVGRLMYRTWIEMRDFLASGRLDVEPVITHRLPFDRFAEGFDSMYSGEAAKVVLMLD from the coding sequence ATGAAAGCGATCCGCAAACCCGGGCCGGCCCCCGGCCTCGTGCTGTGCGACGCGCCGGTGCCCGAGATTCGCTCCCGCGACGTGCTCGTGAAGGTGCGGCGAGCAGGGATCTGCGGCACGGACCTGCACATTCACCAGTGGGACCGCTGGTCGCGGCATCGCGTGAATCCGCCCGTCACGCTCGGCCACGAATTCATGGGAGAGGTCGTCGAGACCGGCCGGCTGGTGCGGAACATCGAGGTCGGCGACCGCGTCTCGGCGGAGGGGCACCTGGTCTGCGGACACTGCGAGTACTGCGGCACCGAGCAGGCGCACGTGTGCCGGGACACGCGGATCATCGGCATCGACCGGGACGGCGCCTTCGCGGAGTACGTCTCCATCCCCGCGGCGAACATCATCCACGTCCCCGACTCCATCGACGACGACCTGGCGGCGGTGTTCGACCCGCTCGGGAACGCTTTCCACACGGTTCTGCACACGGACGTGGCGGGGCGGGTCGTCGCCGTGGTCGGCTGCGGCCCGATCGGCCTGTTCGCCGTCGGGATCGCGCGCGCGGCGGGAGCCTCCAGGGTCATCGCGGTCGAGCCGCACGAGGGGCGGCGGGAACTCGCGGCGCGGATGGGCGCGCACGACTGCCTCGACCCGGCCGACGGCGACGTGGAGGCGCGGATCGCCGACGTCACGCACGGCTACGGGGCGCACGTGGTGTGCGAGATGAGCGGACACCCCGAGGGCGTGCGCTCCGCGTTCCGCATGTGCCGCAACGGCGGGCACGTCCGGCTGCTGGGGCTGCCGAAGGACCCGGTGGAAGTCGACCTCGCGCGCGACGTCATCTTCAAGGGTCTCCACGTGTACGGCGTGGTGGGGCGGCTCATGTACCGGACGTGGATCGAGATGCGGGACTTCCTGGCGTCGGGGCGTCTCGATGTCGAGCCGGTCATCACCCACCGGCTCCCGTTCGACCGCTTCGCGGAAGGGTTCGACTCCATGTATTCCGGCGAGGCGGCGAAGGTCGTCCTCATGCTGGACTAG
- a CDS encoding energy transducer TonB, which produces MRTTTRKRPDWRYRFASSRSRGRERAVWWGGMLASALLHAFLLLAWVRPVPEFDPAARSGEDPDLLAGGGGLRALRVSMPRRVEIPPPPRPVLAVDMPEIQVREAEIEVASELLPVGAPAPSAGLGAGFGAGEEGAGGGEGDGYVSPVPRSVVPHWDPPSAVRGMEVTVRVFVDATGRPSLVELDPPTPDEDFNRDIMRQVRGWEYRPALRHGTPVDGWAEITFIF; this is translated from the coding sequence GTGCGCACGACGACAAGGAAACGGCCGGACTGGCGATACCGGTTCGCCTCATCGCGTTCCCGTGGCCGCGAGCGGGCCGTGTGGTGGGGCGGGATGCTCGCCTCCGCCCTCCTGCACGCGTTCCTCCTCCTCGCGTGGGTGCGCCCCGTGCCCGAGTTCGATCCGGCGGCCCGGTCCGGCGAGGATCCGGATCTTCTCGCCGGCGGAGGCGGCCTGAGGGCGCTCAGGGTGTCCATGCCCCGGCGGGTCGAGATCCCTCCGCCGCCTCGGCCCGTCCTCGCCGTCGACATGCCCGAGATCCAGGTCCGCGAGGCGGAGATCGAGGTCGCCTCCGAACTGCTCCCCGTCGGTGCGCCGGCACCGTCGGCCGGTCTCGGGGCCGGGTTCGGCGCCGGCGAGGAAGGAGCGGGCGGCGGCGAGGGCGACGGCTACGTGTCGCCCGTGCCGAGGTCCGTCGTGCCGCACTGGGACCCGCCGAGCGCCGTCCGCGGCATGGAGGTGACGGTGCGCGTCTTCGTCGACGCGACCGGGCGTCCCAGCCTGGTTGAACTGGATCCCCCGACCCCGGATGAGGACTTCAACCGCGACATCATGCGCCAGGTGCGGGGGTGGGAGTACCGCCCCGCGCTCCGCCACGGGACCCCGGTCGACGGCTGGGCCGAGATCACCTTCATCTTCTGA